One part of the Streptomyces ferrugineus genome encodes these proteins:
- a CDS encoding LLM class flavin-dependent oxidoreductase, whose protein sequence is MSGIPLGVLDLVPISSGSTAAEALRNTIDLAQQTERFGYTRYWFAEHHLNPGVAGTSPAVVLALTASATSTIRIGSGAVQLGHRTALSTVEEFGLIDALHPGRLDLGLGRSGGRPPGQTAEPRPTTTPVLDGRTPNGLKIPPRFSAEHLIGSPRFQLQQQLLHQPGARPQDYDEQVDDILALLRGDYRSADGIEAHAVPGEGAEVQVWILGSSGGQSADVAGRNGLRFAANYHVSPATVLEAAEGYRAAFQPSDHLDKPYVSVSADVVVAEDDATARELATGYGPWVRSIRTAEGAIPFPTPEQARAHTWTEADRALVADRVDTQFVGSPGCVADQLEQLQEATGADELIITTITHDHTDRVRSYQLLAEEWQRR, encoded by the coding sequence ATGTCCGGCATCCCCCTCGGGGTTCTCGACCTCGTCCCGATCTCGTCCGGCTCCACCGCCGCCGAGGCCCTGCGCAACACCATCGACCTCGCCCAGCAGACCGAGCGGTTCGGCTACACCCGCTACTGGTTCGCCGAACACCACCTCAACCCGGGCGTGGCCGGGACCTCTCCCGCCGTCGTGCTGGCCCTGACCGCCTCCGCGACCTCCACGATCAGAATCGGCTCCGGTGCCGTGCAACTCGGTCACCGCACCGCCCTGTCCACCGTCGAGGAGTTCGGGCTGATCGACGCCCTGCACCCCGGACGACTCGACCTGGGCCTCGGCCGCTCGGGCGGACGCCCCCCAGGACAGACGGCAGAGCCCCGGCCGACCACGACCCCCGTCCTCGACGGGCGCACCCCCAACGGGCTGAAGATCCCGCCAAGGTTCTCTGCTGAACACCTGATCGGTTCGCCGCGTTTCCAGCTCCAGCAGCAGCTGCTGCACCAGCCCGGAGCTCGCCCTCAGGACTACGACGAGCAGGTCGACGACATACTCGCGCTCCTGCGCGGCGACTACCGCTCCGCGGACGGGATCGAAGCACACGCCGTCCCCGGCGAGGGCGCCGAGGTACAGGTATGGATCCTCGGCAGCAGCGGCGGACAAAGTGCCGACGTAGCCGGCCGCAATGGCCTGCGCTTCGCCGCCAACTACCACGTCAGCCCGGCCACCGTACTGGAGGCCGCCGAGGGCTACCGCGCCGCGTTCCAGCCGTCCGACCACCTCGACAAGCCCTACGTCAGCGTCTCCGCCGACGTCGTCGTCGCCGAAGACGACGCGACCGCCCGCGAACTGGCCACCGGCTACGGCCCGTGGGTCCGCAGCATCCGCACCGCCGAGGGCGCCATCCCCTTCCCGACTCCGGAGCAGGCCCGCGCCCACACCTGGACCGAGGCGGACCGGGCACTGGTGGCCGACCGCGTCGACACCCAGTTCGTCGGCTCTCCGGGGTGCGTCGCCGACCAGCTCGAACAACTCCAGGAGGCCACCGGCGCGGACGAGCTGATCATCACCACCATCACCCACGACCACACCGACCGGGTGCGCTCCTACCAACTCCTCGCAGAGGAGTGGCAACGCAGATGA
- a CDS encoding LLM class flavin-dependent oxidoreductase: MKFLAITLIVHAPDPVTGVQKSTSERFREVIDNALLAEELGFDGFGVGERHERPFISSSPPVVLSHIAALTSRIRLFTAVTTLSLLDPVRAYEDYATLDHLSAGRLDLIIGKGNGAAQRELFHVAPEDQWDRNAESYELFRRIWRQDRVSASPRFRPQLTEAEVWPRPLQQPIRVWHGSATSRESVDLAARYGDPLFSANVTHPIEPYAELVRHYRERWEHYGRDPAQAVVGAGTAGYYAARTSQEAIAAYRPVFEGYLAFQKRLGVEPVFATLEDFVERSSALIGSPQQVIDKVHRYHEQFGHSVLHMHADAGGLTQAQHRASLELFQSDIAPVLRRDIPDPPFPWAPVLGEPASAPEPAPAPGTRVH; encoded by the coding sequence GTGAAGTTCCTGGCCATCACCCTCATCGTGCACGCCCCGGATCCGGTGACCGGGGTCCAGAAGTCCACCAGCGAGCGCTTCCGCGAGGTGATCGACAACGCGCTGCTGGCCGAGGAACTCGGATTCGACGGCTTCGGCGTCGGTGAACGCCACGAGCGGCCGTTCATCTCCTCCTCGCCACCGGTCGTGCTCAGCCACATCGCCGCGCTCACCTCCCGGATCCGGCTCTTCACCGCCGTCACCACCCTCAGCCTGCTCGACCCGGTACGCGCGTACGAGGACTACGCGACTCTGGACCACCTGTCCGCGGGCCGTCTCGACCTGATCATCGGCAAGGGCAACGGCGCCGCCCAGCGCGAGCTGTTCCACGTCGCTCCCGAGGACCAGTGGGACCGCAATGCCGAGAGCTACGAGCTGTTCCGCCGGATCTGGCGGCAGGACAGGGTGAGCGCCTCCCCGCGCTTCCGCCCCCAGCTGACCGAGGCCGAGGTGTGGCCGAGGCCGCTCCAGCAGCCCATCCGGGTCTGGCACGGCAGCGCGACCAGCCGGGAGTCGGTCGACCTCGCCGCCCGCTACGGAGATCCGCTCTTCTCGGCCAACGTCACCCACCCGATAGAGCCGTACGCCGAACTCGTCCGCCATTACCGGGAGCGGTGGGAGCACTACGGCCGCGACCCGGCTCAGGCCGTTGTCGGCGCGGGGACGGCCGGCTATTACGCGGCCCGCACCTCGCAGGAAGCGATCGCCGCATACCGGCCGGTGTTCGAGGGCTATCTCGCGTTCCAGAAACGGCTGGGCGTCGAGCCGGTGTTCGCCACCCTGGAGGACTTCGTCGAACGCAGCTCGGCGCTGATCGGCAGCCCTCAGCAGGTCATCGACAAAGTGCACCGTTACCACGAGCAGTTCGGCCACAGCGTGCTCCACATGCACGCCGACGCAGGCGGGCTCACCCAGGCCCAGCACCGTGCCTCGCTCGAACTCTTCCAGTCCGACATCGCCCCCGTTCTACGCCGCGACATCCCCGACCCGCCGTTCCCCTGGGCCCCGGTCCTCGGCGAACCGGCATCCGCACCCGAGCCCGCGCCCGCGCCGGGCACCCGCGTCCACTGA
- a CDS encoding putative leader peptide: MKSPVPSGLVRPEKVLAARGCVRLYFRPHIDLQRVAGALCRS; the protein is encoded by the coding sequence ATGAAGTCACCCGTTCCCAGCGGCCTTGTCCGGCCCGAGAAGGTTCTCGCCGCACGCGGCTGCGTCCGCTTGTACTTCCGGCCCCACATCGATCTGCAACGGGTGGCCGGTGCGCTCTGTCGTTCCTGA
- a CDS encoding glutathione S-transferase C-terminal domain-containing protein yields the protein MPAAPTTVPSLPSALPSTLSFRGRIGRDASSGYYAVPRRYRLHLSPSCPHCLRIAITHSLLGLEETLAVALLPAVPDSPDGGHSALRPLYEASSHRHPGPAAAPVLSDDWTGRIVSTHTPDILRDMARHFGCDRPERPDCSDRPALYPHGTASEIAAVERLCEYRINEAAQHAGQVGADAGVRQTALSSLLRVLGTLEGRLAFQDFILGDEMTAADVQLWVTLVQLDTVHRQHLDAAAVHRIADHPHLWAYARRLAAHPAFGPHLDLDGIARRHHAHCQGLEAAGAAVQILDWAVHITERAAQPSQEHPDGFMEPQYALHLRPSGSA from the coding sequence ATGCCTGCCGCACCGACCACCGTGCCGTCCCTCCCCTCCGCCCTCCCCTCGACGCTGTCGTTCCGGGGCAGGATCGGCCGTGACGCGAGCAGTGGCTACTACGCCGTGCCGCGCCGCTACCGCCTCCACCTCTCGCCGTCCTGCCCCCACTGTCTGCGGATCGCCATCACCCACAGCCTGCTCGGCCTGGAAGAGACCCTTGCGGTGGCGCTGCTGCCGGCCGTGCCCGACAGCCCCGACGGCGGACACTCCGCTCTGCGCCCGTTGTACGAGGCCAGTTCGCACCGGCATCCCGGACCCGCCGCGGCACCGGTGCTGAGCGACGACTGGACGGGACGGATCGTCAGCACGCACACCCCGGACATCCTGCGTGACATGGCCCGGCACTTCGGCTGTGACCGCCCCGAGCGGCCCGACTGCTCCGACCGGCCCGCGTTGTACCCGCACGGCACGGCGTCGGAGATCGCGGCGGTCGAGCGCCTCTGCGAGTACCGCATCAACGAAGCCGCACAACACGCCGGCCAGGTCGGCGCCGACGCCGGGGTGCGCCAGACCGCCCTCAGCTCCCTGCTTCGTGTCCTGGGCACACTGGAGGGGCGGCTCGCCTTCCAGGACTTCATCCTGGGCGACGAAATGACCGCCGCCGACGTGCAGTTGTGGGTGACCCTGGTTCAGCTCGACACCGTGCACCGACAGCATCTGGACGCCGCCGCGGTCCACCGCATCGCCGACCATCCGCACCTGTGGGCCTACGCACGGCGACTGGCCGCCCATCCGGCCTTCGGCCCCCACCTCGACCTGGACGGCATCGCCCGCAGGCACCATGCGCACTGCCAAGGGCTGGAGGCCGCAGGGGCAGCGGTGCAGATCCTGGACTGGGCGGTTCACATCACGGAACGCGCCGCTCAGCCCTCCCAGGAGCACCCGGACGGTTTCATGGAACCGCAATACGCTCTCCACCTCCGTCCGTCCGGCTCCGCCTAG
- a CDS encoding LLM class flavin-dependent oxidoreductase translates to MSLTFHWFLPTNGDSRHVVGGGHGTPATESGRDRPPTVAYLSQIARAAEDLGFTAALTPTGAWCEDAWLTTAMVSQNTERLKFLVAFRPGFVSPTLAAQMASTFQRQTGGRLLLNVVTGGESHEQRAYGDFLDKDARYRRTGEFLQVVRGLWEGQTVDLAGEHLQVEDARLARVPDPVPEVYFGGSSPIAGEVAARHVDVYLTWGEPPAQVAEKIARIKGLAAQQGRTLRFGIRLHVITRDTSGQAWAEANRLLDGFDPETVRSVQAGLARSESEGQQRMLALHGGGSSRQSLEIHPNLWAGIGLVRGGAGTALVGSHDEVAERIKEYHALGIEEFILSGYPHLEETYWFGEGVLPKLQAQGLWTHPFRAATGTVPVAQVPFAGSRTPR, encoded by the coding sequence GTGTCCCTCACCTTCCACTGGTTCCTGCCCACCAACGGTGACAGCCGCCACGTCGTGGGCGGCGGCCACGGCACCCCCGCCACGGAGTCCGGGCGCGACCGGCCTCCGACGGTCGCCTACCTGAGCCAGATCGCCCGCGCCGCCGAGGACCTCGGCTTCACCGCCGCGCTCACCCCCACCGGCGCCTGGTGCGAGGACGCCTGGCTCACCACCGCGATGGTCAGCCAGAACACGGAACGGCTCAAATTCCTGGTCGCCTTCCGCCCCGGCTTCGTCTCGCCCACGCTCGCCGCCCAGATGGCCTCCACCTTCCAGCGGCAGACCGGCGGACGGCTCCTGCTCAATGTCGTCACGGGAGGGGAGAGCCACGAGCAGCGCGCCTACGGCGACTTCCTCGACAAGGACGCGCGCTACCGCCGTACCGGCGAATTCCTGCAGGTCGTACGGGGGTTGTGGGAGGGGCAGACCGTCGACCTGGCCGGTGAGCACCTCCAGGTCGAGGACGCCAGGCTCGCCCGCGTGCCCGATCCCGTCCCCGAGGTGTACTTCGGCGGCTCCTCGCCCATCGCCGGTGAGGTCGCCGCGCGGCACGTGGACGTCTACCTCACCTGGGGCGAGCCTCCCGCCCAGGTCGCCGAGAAGATCGCCCGGATCAAGGGACTGGCCGCCCAGCAGGGCCGTACCCTCCGCTTCGGCATCCGGCTGCACGTCATCACCCGCGACACCTCCGGGCAGGCGTGGGCGGAGGCGAACCGGCTCCTGGACGGCTTCGACCCGGAGACGGTGCGGTCGGTGCAGGCCGGGCTCGCCCGCAGCGAGTCCGAGGGCCAGCAGCGCATGCTCGCCCTGCACGGCGGCGGCAGCAGTCGCCAGTCCCTGGAGATCCACCCCAACCTGTGGGCCGGCATCGGCCTCGTGCGCGGCGGCGCGGGCACCGCGCTGGTCGGCAGCCACGACGAGGTGGCCGAGCGGATCAAGGAGTACCACGCCCTCGGTATCGAGGAGTTCATCCTCTCCGGCTACCCGCACCTGGAGGAGACGTACTGGTTCGGCGAGGGAGTGCTGCCGAAGCTTCAGGCGCAGGGCCTGTGGACCCACCCGTTCCGCGCCGCGACGGGCACCGTGCCGGTCGCCCAGGTCCCCTTCGCGGGCTCCCGAACCCCGCGATGA
- the ssuE gene encoding NADPH-dependent FMN reductase, protein MATILSVSGSPSVTSRTARLLRYLDARLTAQGHDVIPLDVRTLPAEALLGADFRHPAIARTTALFEQADGVVIGTPVYKAAYSGLLKSLLDLLPQYALTGKTVLPLATGGTTAHVLAIDYALRPVLASMGPAHITPGWFTLDKDITVGDDGALTVAPASAEALAQVTDQFSAALGGRTTLLVATG, encoded by the coding sequence ATGGCCACCATCCTGTCCGTCTCCGGAAGCCCCTCCGTCACCTCCCGCACCGCACGGCTGCTGCGCTACCTCGACGCCCGGCTCACCGCACAGGGGCACGACGTGATCCCGCTGGACGTCCGCACGCTCCCCGCCGAGGCGCTGCTCGGAGCCGACTTCCGGCACCCGGCGATCGCCCGGACCACCGCCCTGTTCGAGCAGGCGGACGGCGTCGTGATCGGTACCCCCGTCTACAAGGCCGCCTACTCCGGGCTGCTGAAGTCGCTGCTCGACCTGCTGCCGCAGTACGCCCTGACGGGCAAGACGGTCCTCCCGCTGGCCACCGGCGGCACCACCGCCCACGTCCTGGCCATCGACTACGCCCTGCGCCCGGTGCTCGCCTCCATGGGCCCCGCCCACATCACGCCGGGCTGGTTCACGCTCGACAAGGACATCACGGTGGGCGACGACGGCGCGCTGACCGTTGCGCCGGCTTCGGCCGAGGCCCTGGCCCAGGTCACGGACCAGTTCTCCGCCGCGCTGGGCGGCCGTACGACGCTGCTGGTGGCCACCGGGTGA
- a CDS encoding NtaA/DmoA family FMN-dependent monooxygenase (This protein belongs to a clade of FMN-dependent monooxygenases, within a broader family of flavin-dependent oxidoreductases, the luciferase-like monooxygenase (LMM) family, some of whose members use coenzyme F420 rather than FMN.): protein MTHPATTATTRPRKRIHLAAHFPGVNNTTVWSDPDSGSQIDFSSFRHLARTAERGRFDFLFLAEGLRLRERKGLIHDLDVVGRPESLTVLNALAAVTEHLGLAATVNATFNEPYELARRFASLDHLSGGRAAWNVVTTSDAFTGANFRRGGYLDRADRYHRAAEFVEVARALWNSWRPGGAPRTVRHTGPQFDITARPTLPHSPQLHPVLIQAGDSDEGREFAARTADVVFSRHGTLEPGRAFHTDVKRRLARYGRTPDELKIMPGVTFVLGDTDAEAQERATHIRRQQVSPQTAIAFLENVWGRDLSAYDPDGPVPDIDPVPDSDVVQGWAHAGDRFGVAARWRALAEEKKLSIRELAIEQTARQSFIGTPASVAAALDEYVQTDAADGFILVPHLTPGGLDEFVDRVVPLLQERGVFRTEYEGTTLRHHLQLPTPHPGREE from the coding sequence ATGACGCACCCGGCGACGACGGCAACGACCAGGCCCCGCAAGCGGATCCACCTCGCCGCGCACTTCCCCGGCGTCAACAACACCACCGTGTGGTCCGACCCGGACTCCGGCAGCCAGATCGACTTCTCCTCCTTCCGGCATCTCGCGCGCACGGCGGAGCGCGGCAGGTTCGACTTCCTCTTCCTGGCCGAGGGCCTGCGGCTACGCGAACGCAAGGGCCTGATCCACGACCTCGACGTCGTCGGCCGCCCCGAATCCCTGACCGTGCTGAACGCGCTCGCCGCCGTCACCGAGCACCTCGGCCTGGCCGCCACCGTCAACGCGACCTTCAACGAGCCCTACGAACTCGCCCGCCGCTTCGCCTCGTTGGACCACCTCTCCGGCGGGCGCGCCGCCTGGAACGTGGTGACCACCTCCGACGCCTTCACCGGCGCCAACTTCCGCCGCGGCGGCTACCTCGACCGCGCCGACCGCTACCACCGCGCCGCCGAGTTCGTCGAGGTCGCCCGCGCCCTGTGGAACTCCTGGCGGCCCGGCGGCGCCCCGCGGACCGTACGCCACACGGGGCCCCAGTTCGACATCACGGCCCGCCCCACCCTGCCGCACTCACCGCAGCTGCACCCGGTCCTGATCCAGGCCGGGGACTCCGACGAGGGGCGCGAGTTCGCCGCCCGCACCGCCGACGTCGTCTTCAGCCGCCACGGCACCCTGGAGCCAGGCCGTGCCTTCCACACCGACGTCAAACGGCGCCTGGCGCGGTACGGCCGCACACCCGACGAGCTGAAGATCATGCCCGGGGTGACCTTCGTGCTGGGGGACACCGACGCCGAGGCACAGGAGCGCGCCACGCACATCCGCCGCCAGCAGGTGAGCCCACAGACGGCCATCGCGTTCCTGGAGAACGTCTGGGGCCGCGACCTGTCCGCGTACGACCCCGACGGGCCGGTGCCCGACATCGACCCGGTGCCGGACAGCGACGTGGTCCAGGGCTGGGCCCACGCGGGCGACCGGTTCGGCGTCGCGGCACGGTGGAGGGCTCTCGCCGAAGAGAAGAAGCTGTCCATCCGCGAGCTGGCCATCGAGCAGACCGCCCGGCAGTCCTTCATCGGCACCCCGGCCTCGGTCGCTGCCGCCCTCGACGAGTACGTGCAGACCGACGCCGCCGACGGCTTCATCCTCGTACCGCACCTCACCCCGGGCGGCCTGGACGAGTTCGTCGACCGGGTCGTCCCGCTGCTTCAGGAACGCGGCGTGTTCCGCACCGAGTACGAGGGCACCACCCTGCGCCACCACCTCCAACTGCCCACGCCACACCCGGGGAGGGAGGAGTGA
- a CDS encoding LLM class flavin-dependent oxidoreductase: MPRQLHLSVALDGSSHTPAEPLTADHWAGLIGLAEQGALDFVTLDDSFAPPPDDSPGRLDAVAVLARVAPVTSRIGLVPTVTTTHTEPFHTSTSLATLDFVSEGRAGWLVDVSTTPAEARAVGRRLQTPEAELWAEAADAVEVAARLWDSWEDDAEIRDAATGRFIDRDRLHYVDFEGSHFSVRGPAIVPRPPQGRPPVAIALDVHDSDGQWELAAGHADVVLLDADEPTTARLARTALLHRVAESGRDPEALRVLVRVAVDLTGGTGRVAGPGSLPAAGHRSLPSAEAHFTGAAADLAELLADWHATAGVDGFHLLSASASDDLPTVVHDLVPQLRERGLFRADYTGRTLRDHLDLPRPASRYARRRETEPAR, translated from the coding sequence ATGCCCCGCCAACTCCACCTCTCGGTCGCCCTCGACGGCAGCAGCCATACCCCTGCCGAACCCCTCACCGCCGATCACTGGGCCGGCCTGATCGGTCTCGCCGAACAGGGCGCCCTGGACTTCGTCACCCTCGACGATTCCTTCGCGCCGCCACCGGACGACAGCCCCGGACGGCTCGACGCGGTGGCCGTCCTAGCCCGCGTCGCACCTGTGACCAGCCGGATCGGCCTCGTCCCGACCGTGACCACCACGCACACCGAGCCGTTTCACACCTCCACATCCCTGGCCACCCTGGACTTCGTCAGCGAGGGCCGGGCCGGCTGGCTGGTCGACGTCTCCACAACCCCGGCAGAAGCCCGCGCCGTGGGCCGCCGCCTTCAAACCCCCGAGGCCGAGCTGTGGGCCGAGGCGGCCGATGCCGTCGAGGTCGCCGCCCGGCTGTGGGACAGCTGGGAGGACGACGCGGAGATACGGGACGCCGCCACCGGCCGCTTCATCGACCGCGACCGGCTCCACTACGTCGACTTCGAGGGCTCGCACTTCTCCGTCCGCGGGCCGGCCATCGTTCCCCGTCCGCCGCAGGGGAGGCCGCCCGTGGCCATCGCCCTCGACGTGCACGACTCGGACGGGCAGTGGGAGCTGGCCGCGGGCCACGCCGACGTCGTCCTGCTGGACGCCGACGAGCCGACCACCGCCCGGCTCGCCCGCACGGCGCTGCTGCATCGAGTGGCGGAGTCCGGACGCGACCCGGAGGCGCTGCGGGTGTTGGTACGTGTCGCGGTCGATCTCACCGGTGGAACGGGGCGTGTCGCCGGGCCCGGATCCCTCCCGGCTGCCGGGCACCGGTCTCTCCCATCCGCCGAGGCGCACTTCACCGGTGCCGCCGCGGACCTCGCCGAACTGCTCGCCGACTGGCACGCGACCGCCGGCGTCGACGGCTTCCACCTCCTGTCGGCCTCTGCCTCCGACGATCTGCCCACGGTGGTCCACGACCTCGTGCCGCAGCTGCGCGAGCGCGGCCTGTTCCGCGCCGACTACACCGGCCGCACCCTCCGCGACCACCTGGACCTGCCCCGCCCCGCCAGCCGCTACGCCCGCAGGCGAGAGACGGAGCCGGCCCGATGA
- a CDS encoding ABC transporter substrate-binding protein, which translates to MSTLIPRRTAAVALGLATALVLAACGNPSDGGTTEVADTSGRTTKINISPDQNRITTDRVDSIAAEVPEEIRKRGTLEIVDSSGSAAPLTFYATDNKTVIGVEPDIAYLVADVLGLKAHINTVSWENIFVGLDSAKYDVGFSNITVTEERKEKYDFATYREDNLGFEAKKGSGLKVTGPEDVAGRTVAVGSGTNQEKLLIEWSKENEKAGRKPVNIKYYQNDSDTYLALQSGRIDLYLGPNPTAAYHAATTGKTEVVGTYSGAGSTLQGLIAATTKKDSGLAKPLADALNHVIENGSYAKVLGRWGLSDEAVTKSEINPPGLPKTNK; encoded by the coding sequence GTGTCCACCCTCATCCCCCGCCGCACCGCCGCAGTCGCGCTCGGACTCGCCACCGCCCTCGTCCTCGCCGCCTGCGGCAACCCCTCCGACGGCGGCACCACCGAGGTCGCGGACACGTCGGGCAGGACGACGAAAATCAACATCAGTCCCGACCAGAACCGCATCACCACGGACAGGGTCGACTCCATAGCCGCCGAGGTCCCGGAGGAGATCCGCAAGAGAGGCACCCTGGAGATCGTCGACTCGTCCGGCTCCGCCGCGCCGCTGACCTTCTACGCCACCGACAACAAGACCGTCATCGGCGTCGAGCCCGACATCGCCTACCTGGTCGCCGACGTGCTCGGCCTCAAGGCGCACATCAACACGGTCTCCTGGGAGAACATCTTCGTCGGCCTGGACAGCGCCAAGTACGACGTCGGCTTCAGCAACATCACCGTCACCGAGGAACGCAAGGAGAAGTACGACTTTGCCACCTACCGCGAGGACAACCTGGGCTTCGAGGCGAAGAAGGGCAGCGGCCTGAAGGTCACCGGACCCGAGGACGTGGCGGGCAGGACGGTCGCCGTCGGCAGCGGCACCAACCAGGAGAAGCTGCTCATCGAGTGGAGCAAGGAGAACGAGAAGGCCGGCCGCAAGCCGGTGAACATCAAGTACTACCAGAACGACAGCGACACCTACCTCGCCCTCCAGTCCGGCCGCATCGACCTCTACCTCGGCCCCAACCCGACCGCCGCCTACCACGCGGCCACCACCGGCAAGACCGAGGTCGTCGGCACCTACTCCGGCGCAGGCTCCACCCTCCAGGGCCTCATCGCGGCCACCACCAAGAAGGACAGCGGCCTCGCCAAGCCGCTCGCCGACGCGCTCAACCATGTCATCGAGAACGGCAGTTACGCCAAGGTGCTGGGGCGCTGGGGCCTGTCCGACGAGGCCGTGACCAAGTCGGAGATCAACCCGCCCGGTCTGCCGAAGACCAACAAGTAG
- a CDS encoding amino acid ABC transporter ATP-binding protein gives MSDASALMVDVHGVHKSFGPLEVLRGVDLQVRAGEVTVVLGPSGSGKSTLLRTINHLEKVNRGWISIDGELIGYRRGGGKLHELKEKDVLKQRTHIGFVFQNFNLFPHLTVLENLVEAPVSALRRPRKEAEETARRLLDRVGLADKTDTYPRQLSGGQQQRVAIARALALEPKVLLFDEPTSALDPELVGEVLDVIKDLARTGTTMIVVTHEIGFAREVADTVVFMDGGVVVEQGPPAAVLDDPQQERTRAFLAKVL, from the coding sequence ATGAGCGACGCGAGCGCGCTGATGGTGGACGTCCACGGCGTCCACAAGAGCTTCGGTCCGCTGGAGGTGCTGCGCGGCGTCGACCTGCAGGTCCGCGCCGGCGAGGTCACCGTGGTCCTCGGCCCGTCCGGCTCCGGGAAGTCCACGCTGCTGCGCACCATCAACCACCTGGAGAAGGTCAACCGCGGCTGGATCAGCATCGACGGCGAGCTCATCGGCTACCGCCGGGGCGGCGGCAAGCTGCACGAGCTGAAGGAGAAGGACGTTCTGAAGCAGCGCACCCACATCGGGTTCGTCTTCCAGAACTTCAATCTCTTCCCGCACCTGACCGTGCTGGAGAACCTCGTCGAGGCCCCTGTCTCCGCGCTGCGCCGCCCGCGCAAGGAGGCGGAGGAGACAGCCCGCCGGCTGCTGGACCGGGTCGGTCTCGCCGACAAGACCGACACGTACCCGCGGCAGCTCTCCGGCGGCCAGCAGCAGCGCGTGGCCATCGCCCGCGCGCTCGCCCTCGAACCGAAGGTGCTGCTCTTCGACGAGCCCACCTCGGCGCTCGACCCGGAACTGGTCGGTGAGGTCCTCGACGTCATCAAGGACCTGGCCCGCACCGGAACCACCATGATCGTCGTGACCCATGAGATCGGCTTCGCCCGCGAGGTCGCCGACACCGTGGTGTTCATGGACGGCGGTGTCGTGGTCGAGCAGGGGCCGCCCGCGGCCGTCCTGGACGACCCGCAGCAGGAGCGCACCCGCGCCTTCCTCGCCAAGGTCCTCTGA
- a CDS encoding amino acid ABC transporter permease yields MGLTTDSAAAPPGAASPGTGPGALPAPDDPASLKVVPARHYARWAAAVAVTVLVAQFVHGLATNPVWEWGVFSDYVLSETIVQAVWVTLQLTAYATVLGFLLGTVLAFMRLSRSPLLQTVAWTYIWIFRSIPMIVQLVFWFNLSALYEELGVGIPFGPVFWSVDSNSLIGTIGAAVIGLSLHQAAYAAEIVRGGVISVDHGQLEAAAALGIPRLRQIRRIVLPQAMRAILPTAGNEIIGLLKGTSVVYVMSIGELFYQAQVIYGRNGRVIPLLLVATAWYVVLTSLLSVAQYYVERHFARGANRTPPPTPLQRARRVIRTLRAAAAQRNQPVVPLKTPGPLGDSR; encoded by the coding sequence ATGGGACTCACCACCGACTCCGCCGCCGCGCCACCGGGCGCGGCCTCCCCGGGCACCGGCCCGGGGGCCCTGCCCGCGCCGGACGATCCGGCATCTCTCAAGGTCGTCCCCGCGCGCCACTACGCGCGGTGGGCGGCGGCCGTCGCCGTGACCGTGCTGGTCGCCCAGTTCGTGCATGGCCTGGCCACCAACCCGGTCTGGGAGTGGGGCGTCTTCAGCGACTACGTCCTGTCCGAGACGATCGTCCAGGCGGTGTGGGTGACCCTCCAGCTCACCGCCTACGCCACTGTGCTCGGCTTCCTCCTCGGCACCGTCCTGGCCTTCATGCGCCTGTCGCGCAGCCCGCTCCTGCAGACCGTCGCCTGGACCTACATCTGGATCTTCCGGTCCATCCCGATGATCGTCCAGCTGGTGTTCTGGTTCAACCTGAGTGCCCTGTACGAGGAGTTGGGGGTCGGTATCCCCTTCGGGCCGGTGTTCTGGTCCGTCGACAGCAACAGTCTCATCGGCACGATCGGCGCCGCCGTCATCGGGCTCTCGCTGCACCAGGCCGCCTACGCCGCCGAGATCGTCCGCGGCGGGGTCATCTCGGTCGACCACGGACAGTTGGAGGCCGCCGCGGCGCTGGGCATCCCGCGGCTGCGGCAGATCCGCCGGATCGTGCTGCCGCAGGCCATGCGCGCCATCCTGCCCACGGCCGGCAACGAGATCATCGGCCTGCTCAAGGGCACCTCGGTGGTCTACGTGATGTCCATCGGCGAGCTGTTCTACCAGGCCCAGGTCATCTACGGCCGCAATGGCCGGGTGATCCCGCTGCTGCTGGTCGCCACCGCCTGGTACGTGGTGCTGACCTCCCTGCTGTCGGTGGCCCAGTACTACGTGGAGCGCCATTTCGCCCGCGGCGCCAACCGCACCCCGCCGCCCACCCCGCTCCAGCGCGCCCGGCGCGTCATCCGCACCTTGCGTGCGGCGGCGGCCCAGCGCAACCAGCCCGTCGTACCCCTGAAGACCCCGGGACCCTTGGGAGACAGCCGATGA